The genomic stretch CTCTATCTTGGACAAAATCAAAGATTTGTTTCTTAGATCTTCCAACAAAAGTTGGAATCCCCAAGTACTTTGAATGGTTCTCCACTGCCTTAATCTGTAAAAGCCATTCTTGGATAAGCATCTGTTTGAGAAGAGGCACATTTCGGTTAAAGAAATTTTCGATTTATCCAAATTGATCCTTTGGCCTGAAGCTAATTGGTATGTTTGTAGAATTTCTTTCAATTTAGTGATGTCTTGATTAGCTGCTTTTATGAAGAGAATGCTGTCATCCACAAAAAAAAGGTGTGATATTTCGGGTGCATTTCTAACTATCTTTATTCCCTAAATCGCTTGCCTTTCTTAAGCCTTGATAAGGAGATTCGAGAATACTTCCGCACATAATATAAACAGATATGGGGAAAGGGATCCCCTTGCCTTATGCCTCTGGTGGGTTTGAAACTCTTTGAGGGACAACCATTAATAAGCACTGAGAAAGACACTGAGTTGATGCATTTTTGGATTAGTTTCACCCACTTTTGTGGGAATCCCATAAACTTGAAAACCGCCAAGAGAAAACTCCATTCGGTCTGATCATATGCCTTAGCCATATCTAACTTTATGTCCACAAAACCCTTTGCTCTGTTTATCTTTTTCTTCATATAGTAGAATATATCAAAAGTCACTAAGCCATTGTCCGTAATTAATCTACTCGAAATAAAGGCATTTTGGTACTCTCCCATAATCTCTGGTAGAATTTGCTTTAGTCTGTTCGCAATGACCTTTGTCGCTAGCTTGAAAATCACATTGCAAAGAGATATCGGCCTATACTCTCTAGTGTGTTTTGGGGTCTTTGTTTTGGGGATTAGACAAAAAAAGGTATTGTTCATTCCTTCAAAGTCTCCCTCCCCATTTAGACAGTTAAGGATCCAGTTGGAAGTTTCCTCTCCCACAATATCCCGCATCCTTTGGTAGAAGAGTGCCGGCATCCCATCCGGTCCGGGAGCTTTAGTTGGGTGCATGTGCTTTAAAGCTATTCTGACTTCCTCTCGTGTGAATTCCTCCTCCAAAATATTAAAAGCCTCCTACGAGACTCTGCCTCCCACCACTGCAGCCACTTATTCTTTCTCCATTGTCCCTTCGGTCTTGAACAATTCCTCATAAAAGTTCACTAtaattttctctattttctcctCATCTTCAAAAAGAATTCCTGCATCATCAGTAGTCCTctctatataattttttttgttcctTTGTGATGCTTTCTAATGaaaatatttagtatttttgtCCCCCGCTTTAAGCCACGTTGCTCTAGATCTTTGTTCCCACTTAATCTCTTCTTGGTACAACAAATCGTCTAACTCTCTTTGTGTCTCTTTTAGTCTTATGTTGGTCGATTCAGATTGCGAGAGGGTTGTGAGATGCTCTATAGAATCCTGcttctctttgatcttctttggtagttgtccaaaattctatTTTTCCCATTGTTATAGCTTTCTTCCACAATTTTTCAGCTTCCATTTTAAGTGTTCTGCACTACCCGATCAGCCCTTGGATATTACTTCTTTACACTCTTGGTTTTGAAGTCACATTTCTTCAAATATGAAGATATTTGGCCTCTTCCTCATTCTTTTGTTCTCTTGACCTGTTACATCAATTAAGAGTGGACAGTGATCTGATCTGTATCTCTGTAAGTGTCTTACAATTGTTTCTAGAAAATCTTTCTTCCAGTCAATTGTTGCAACTGTCCTGTCGAGTCTCTCTTGAATGTTCATGTCTCCCGGTTGGTTGTTTGTCCATGTAAAATAGTATCCCATAAATCCCAAGTCTAGCAGCTGATTTATTTGTAGTACTTCTTGAAAGCCTTTCATTTGGCTATAAGAACTGGCAATCCCCCTGTCTTCTCTTTCTGTTCTAAGATTTGGTTAAAATCTCCAAACACTAACCATGGCATGTTTTGAGATTTACCAAGCAAGCTCAAGAGATCCCATGATTTTTGCTTGTTGGCTGCATCCGAATTCCCATGGAACCCCgtaatcctccattgttgtcCAGTTTCTACTATTTTTACCCTCATGTCTATATAATTCAAAGACATAGATGATACTTCCAAAAAAATAGAGCTATCCCACATAACCATCAAACCTCctgctctacttcttccttttcCTTCACAGTCAAACTCCACAATGTTTTCCATTCCTCCTCTATTTCTAATACGATTTAATTCGTCAATATTTCTCCTCGCTCCATTAAGAAAACGAGGTTGGGATTTTGCTGTTTCAAGAGCTTGTTCAAAATTCTCACTGCCCATGGGTTCCCAAACCTACGACAGTTCCAACTAATTATCTTCATGGGATTTGGCAGGGCTACCCTGCAGCCTTTGCCTGTGTATTTTTGCTCCTTGCTTGGTAGCGTTTGCTGCTGCCTCTCGTCTCCCTATCTTCCATTTCAatgtctttttcttttctctttttattttgttctggCACTTTAGTTTCCTGACATGTTATTCTTAGTGGTGCTTCTCTTGCCATCCTCTTCcatttcttttgatttttctaaAGTTGAGATTCCtcatattcctttattttctctttgtCCTTCTTctgttcttttattttcttatctactttctttcctttttttccgTCTTCTTCCCCCTGATTTGTAGCCTTTCTATTCGTCTCTTCAATGGTAATGATTTTAGCCTCTGCTGTTTGATGTGGCGCTTTCTCCTTGTTTGAAACTTTGCCTCCTTTCTTGTATTCTATGCATTGCTGGCTCTTTTCCTTGATTGTTAACTTAGCCATTTTTTCCAACACCTCTCCCTTTTCTTGTTGCGTTCCTTTCTCAGTTTCTTTGTCTCCCGTTTTGGTTGGCTTCTATTGTTCTGCTGATTGCTCCACCTTATTGCCTGTTATATCTGCTTATAGTCAGGCTCCCAACCCTTTTTTTGAACTACTGATGtgctcttcttctacttctGTTATCTCACAGTTTACTACATCATGTCCGATCCTACCACAAAAGTAGCAAAATGTGGGCAGCCTTTTATATTTGAACTCCACCTTTGTTAAACCATCTCGCTTACTCCCCATGTTTAAGCCTTCTTTCAGTAGATCCTCTATCTTTATCATGACTGATGCTTTAAGAAAGTTTCCTTTTCCTAGACCCGCTGAAAATACATTGCATTACATGACTTCTTCCACCCTAACAGCGATTTTTCTTCCTAAAGTTGTTGTCTTGCAATGCTCTGGCATGTTTcatatttgaaatttaatttctGTTCTAGAAAAAATTCATTTCTGCTGGGTTTACTCCTCTTTCCCATTTCCTAATCAGTAGCCATGAGTTTCGAAACATCCATGGGTTTCCTTTCAGAACTCTTCTCATGTCTATTTCCTTatgaaagaaaaattgaaaaagtttTGGCCTGATCTCTACCATCTTAAAGCCTTCTGGCCTTCTCCAAATGTCGAACATAGCCATTTGGACCCATGTTGGATTGATGTTTTTGTCTGTCACCAGCTTTCCTACTAGGTTGTGATTGCATTTCTCTATACCTTCCTctatgtcttcttcttcatattccaagacttcttcttcctcttctattGTATTTGAtcttgttcttatatttttctctttaatttcatgcccTGTTTCTTCCATATTTCAAGAATGTTGGAACAACAGCACTAAGGCGACATTGTTCTGCACTGCGGCGTTGGGAAAACAATTTTAGTTGAAAAATAATGGAATTATGCACTACAGTCATTGTGGCTACTGAGGTTTGAGTTTATGCCCTAGCAGACGGACAAGGAGAGAGGAGTTTGGTCCTAAAAAAATTAGTACTATTTTCAAAGAACGTCCATTTCAAAAGTTGAGTCTTAATATGTTGTActtgaattcaaattttagcaAAATCAAATCGTGAATAAAAactcttaaaaaatattaggtATATAAgtagataatatatataaatttgtgATATAATGTATAAAATTGGAGACAATTCAAGTGACATGCAAATAAAATTCAACATAAAAATGCAGGTGGCGATGAATACTAAATTGGATGGGTCGAGTTTTGAGTGCGGTTCTAATTAAAAAGTATGATATATTTAGATTAGactgtttattttttttgaattcgaTAAAAAAAAGGCAAATTACTTAATAGATTGATTGAACTTTATATTTATTCAACTATGACTTTTTAAAGCATaatgtatttataatttttctatatctatatatacataatatagtAGTTTTTAAATAGAACTTAATctgttaaaaaataatacaGATTTCGTGAAAAAAAGAATTGAGCAAAAACTGCTAAAGGATATAATAATTTCTAAATAATATGTATATTATATAAATTGCTGCTGGATATAGTGGTTTGTGAAAAAATAATGGATAACATAATTTAATTTCTGGCATCTTATAACAAATTATGCATATGTGAATTATTTGTACATTATTATTATCCAAATCTCTCAGATAGATTAAGGTGGAGTGGTTAAAaggattttaaattaatatgttataaaagaatctaaaaaaaatgtgaaattTAATAAGTAGCTACAATAGAAAAGGTCTTGTCAATAAAATTTCCATTTATCCGATCTTACCTGGGATCGCAAATCCCAAGTTTATCTATGAAGAGCAGATCTAATGACCGgtatcaatattttttaacaaaattaaagataattatatttaacatttgacaactaaaataataatatgattatttatcaaataaaaaaaaacattaaactAAGAATCGAAGATGGTGTTGCATCATAGTGCATTATTTTACCttctttagaattttttaataacaaattaatttaaGATAATTCTAATTACTCTACTTTGATCCATCCGAAAAATTTAGATAACAATAACGCACAAATAATCTACATATACATAATCTGTTATCGAGATTATACTATCTATCATTTTCTCATAAACTGTTATACCTAGCATTGATTTATATAACATGTATATCATTTAGAAATCCCTATACCTCTAGTAGTTTCTGTTCGGCTCTTCAATTTATTTAAAACAATTTGGCTACAAAATAGCAATAATTTAAGATTGCAACATATTCCGATATAAGTAATGCTAGGGACACAAAAAAAAACAGTTAAAACTTATCTTACTTAGCATTTATTAATTGtcgcaacaattaataaatgttaaataagataagttataattattttttgctGATTTTCTTTAGTTATCAAATATTTCTGTTCCGGTATAATGTTCCAATTATATAAATTTCATACACGTATGGGCAATGAATCATTCCAAGAGTCACTGAGTCAGCAAACTTTGTATAATTGAACCCCACATGATTCCTTTGCACATTTTCAGTACTCATTGTGTATATACGGGTTACAATAATATATTTCAACTTGAACATTCTATATTGTTCTCAACTATATAATAAAATGTGACACATTTGTCATTATCTAGAAATCAGTGAAGATTACTTTTAAAACCCTATGTTCACCCACACTCTACTCCAACACTACTATACTATATTGACAAGTTACTATATTGCTGGAAAAAACAGAGGGCCCTTTCATGATATATTGGAGAGTGGATATAttaaattactaattaattaaattaaaaagacaTAAGATGCATGAACCTGAACTTGTTCTTTGTGCTTAGTTAGATAGATCTGCCTCAATTAGACCGCCAAGTTGCAAGAAAAAGAAGGattaaagattaaattaaagcatgaaaatttgtattaaattgtGCCGACTATGATGTGCTTGGCATTATCTCCAATAATATACGGTTTAGGAGTATTCAATTGTGACATCAACTTTGGTTgggtggaccccacaggatcttaGCATACATTGAACCTGTTAAAGGTTCTTTGCTTTGGCGTCTTCTTACGAATTTGCAACTATCAAACGAGTTTGCCACAAGCCCCACTTTTCcgatttattttaattttaattgaaaatttgttATTGGTCAAGTAATTATTATCTGGTACTTAATTAAGTGAGTAAGTGAATTAATCAAgaagattaattattttgtagaTGTGATACAAAATAAgtactttaattttaataataggTAGAAACTAAATTCATATAAGTGAGAAGTGAGAAAGCACACGCTTTTTCTCATGTTgtccatcttcttcttttgatcttcaacaaataaaaaatctcTTAGCTATTTCTGTAACGTGTGGTCAATGTGTGAAAAGTATATGAATATGTTATGTGATATATCTAGATTAGGAATTATACAATTCATatgaaccaaaaaaaaaaggagtatCTTGTGTCCCACTTTTTTCGCTAGGGTTCTTAATGTCTCCTACTTGTGATAGGAGATTCTTCTTGTGATCTTCAGCTCCGGATTCTGCGGTTGGTTGCAAAAAGCTCATTTCTTTGCTTCTGGGTTGGTGCTGTTCATTGCAGATAAGTAAGCTTGGGCTTCCTTTGTTATGTTCTTCAGTTCTTACTTCTAGTTGTTCTCTTGTTACTGTGTTTTGAGCATTCCCTTTTTAGTCTTTACTTCTTGGGATGCTATTTATGAGTTGAAGCCCCTCGCTTTTTTGCCATGTGAGTTTGTTGATAGGGAATATTGGTTTATCTGAGATTATATTTTGGGATAATAGATTGAGGGTTGCTTTTGCCTGAAGATCTAGAGGGATAATAGATTTGGAATTGAATATACCTGTTTTTTTGTATGATTTGATCTGCATATTAATTGAAAGGAACTTCTAAAGAATTGGGCATGAAGTAGGATTTGAGGTGTAATGGGGTTATTGGTGTGATCTGAGGTTGTTGTTTGGGAGAAGAAATGGAAGGAAATTTGTCACAGGGAGGTTTGATGCAAGGTGGGGCTTCTTTTGGTGGTTTTGATTTGCCCGGTTCGATTCGGGTTCATCACCAGGGACAGCATCCTCATACCATGCATCAACAACATCAAAATCTTCCGCGGCAAGGGTCCTCGGTTCATGAGGGTTTTCCACTTACAATGGGGAACTTACAGGGATGTGATCAAACCATTTCGCTGACAGACTTTGCTAAGGGAGAAAGAAGCAAAAACTCGGCAAGCGAGGAAGATGAGCCGAGCTTTAATGAAGAAGGTGGTGATGGTCACCATGAAGCTGGTAGAGGGAAAAAGGGATCGCCTTGGCAGCGAGTGAAGTGGACTGATAAGATGGTAAGGCTTCTCATAACAGCTGTTTCTTACATAGGAGAGGATGGAAGTTCGGACGGCGGTGGTGGAGGAAGAAGGAGATTTGCCGTCCTACAGAAGAAAGGTAAGTGGAAGTCTGTTTCTAAGGTCATGGCCGAAAGGGGTTATCATGTTTCTCCTCAGCAGTGTGAGGATAAGTTTAATGATCTTAATAAAAGGTATAAGAAGCTTAATGATATGCTTGGAAGGGGCACTTCTTGTCAGGTTGTTGAGAATCCCACACTTTTGGATGTAATAGATTATCTTTCTGAGAAGGAAAAGGATGATGTTCGGAAAATATTAAGCTCGAAACACCTCTTCTATGAAGAGATGTGTTCTTACCATAATGGTAATAGGCTGCATTTACCCCATGATCCTGCGCTGCAGCGTTCACTGCAGTTAGCACTTCGAAATAGGGATGATCATGATAATGATGATTTGAGAAAGTCCCATCATGATGATCATGACGAAGATGATCAAGATGCCGAATTCGATGATCATGATGACTTCGAAGAGAACTATACTTCCCATGGAGATAGTAGAGGAGCATATGGGTCTATGAAGAAATTGAAACAAGGACACTGCCAAGAAGATTCTACTAGTTTTGGTAACTCTTTAAATTGTCAGCACTACAGCAAAAGTTCTTATCCCCATGGACAGATGGTCCAATCCGATGTGAATCAAGGTTTACCCGAAAGCGTGCGAACAGCTTGGTTTCAAAAGCAATGGTTTGAATCTCGCTCGCTTCAGCTAGAAGAACAAAAGCTACAGATACAGGTTGAGATGTTGGAACTAGAGAAACAGAGATTAAAGTGGCAGAGGTTTAGTAAGAAGAAGGACCGGGAATTGGAGAAACTGAGTCTGGAAAATGAAAGGATGAAGCTTGAAAACGAACGCATCGCTTTAGAACTGAAACGGAAGGAAATCGGCACTGGCTTTAACTAGGTCCACAGTCTTGCAACTTTTATGGCAATTGCATTATCTGTCTGTATGGTGCTCCTCTTTTTTcccctctttctttcttttttttccattACTGTCTTTCAGTAAGTTGTGGTTTATTTGGTTGAAAGTAATAGGGGTACTTTGGAAAATCATTAATTGTCCTTCCTGCCTgtagtgtttaaaattgttaatttgGAAACTTAGGTGGGGGTTGCACAATGATTAGGCTTTGCTAAGGTTTTGGTCCCTGTATTTAAATACTGGGTGATTAGGGTATGCTGAGATTTTTTGTTCCCTGTATTTAAATACTAGGTGGCTGAAATACCTGAAATATTTTATGATGTAATATCTaagttttttacttttttttcaaatattagaTATTGTCTGTACTGACTTTTGTGTAACGGCTTTGTATATTATTCATCCTTTTTTCCCCATAAAGAAACTTGAAACTATTTCTGCTCTCCCTATTGGGAAACTCTTTCTTGTTCATTTATGTGCTGCCCAAGAATGTAAGAATGTTTCTGTTTTggaaaaaaggaataaaatgagagtattaattataatttagcAGATAGCTTGGTTTTGTTTTATCTATATGTTTTCTAAATATCTCTTCCATAGGGTATTTTAACTTTACCAGCATCTAGCAGACTGATAATTGAAGCTTGGAAGACTTATATTTTCAAATGCTTCAGAAGCTAAACATGGAATCTTGTCAATATAATCAAATTGATGCTTGAGTTTTCTTCTATGTATTTTCTTCATCTTATATCACACTCTGCTGGAATAGCTAGAAATTTTTTCTTGAAAAGTTCTTTTGTATATATGTTCCTCTTTAAGTTCAATTAATACCCTTATAAATATTGCAATTTAATAGATTTAAATAGGATGGATGTGTGTGACATGTTTATAATACAGAAAAGTTGTTCTTACTGTTAATTTTACTATTTCCCAAACAGCCAATTACATTTCGAATTGGATTATCATGTTTTTTTATTAGGATAGGTTATGTTTGttttctggaatttatagtagtTTTTCATCGAAGGTTTTGACAGCATTAGGTGGTTTACAATATGAGGCAGGGGgaataataagaataatttcCCTTTTGGGCATGTGTTGATTGGGGTGAAATTTTTGTTAATGAAGGGGTGGAAAATTTTCATTGATGATCACTTATAATTTAGAGTTTGCTACTATACATATTTCACAGCTATATTTTCAACTTTTCTGCCTTCAATAAATTTGCCATGCTTTGATCTTTCTGGGTTAAATTCCTGCCTACACTGTATTTTGTTTCCTGATTTTAGATCTTTGTGAATACAACAATGAACatcagatttttttttatcattaaatcttaaaaacaaccaaaacataaattaaaaatagaaaaatttcaaaacaaaacaGGACTTTATTTATCTTACCAATTAGATacttgttttgtgtcttcattTCCTCTTATACAAGTATAGACACCTTTGAAACATGATGTAAATTGATGGATTAATTTCTCTACACTTATgggaattattatatattttgtttgttAGTATTGTAAATTCAAAGCAAAGGATATAATCATGTAGATAAGTGAAGGTGTCACTTGTTTACTCAAATTATTCCTCTAATCTGATGCAGAGATGGGTGAGATTGGAAAAAAAAACTTGCATGGATGTGGATTATGCTGTTTAGTTGCATATGGCTATATATATGTTAACTGAGTCCCTGGCTAAAACTATAAATATGTAATGATAATGTTTAATAAAACTCcattatgtatatatgtataaattatTTGGATCTGGATATGTATGACTTTTCCACAGAATAGGTATATTCAAGATgatatttctttatttgttaTGCTAGATCAGtttatgtttaatttgtttataaCTATTAATAGTTTTGGGTTCTGTGACTCTGttcatttagtttttgaaatAGCTTTTCTTgcgttttttttctttcttttaatgGTTTCTATTGTATTAATAAGCTACTAGACcaattttgattgaatttttctctattttgtCAATTCATATGTTATTTATATCAGATGATATTATGTCTCTTGTATGGAAAAATATATAGCTTGTCCTTCAAAATTGATACTCTGGAAAACTTTGCTTTATAAGAGTAATGACTAGGCTCATTAGTTATTGAAATTTGCTTGTCTATTTAGAGTGAGAATCTCAACAAATACAGGACTTGAATTGATAGTTTCAATGTTTGGCTTTGAAGAAAGCTATTGGAATTTACCACTCTAGGATGGATTTGAATTGTTAGGTGAGAATTTGGACAGAGATCTTATGTCTAAGGATTTGAATCTTATCAAAGTGGAGGGTGCATTTTATCCGTTGAAGGTATATGATTGTGTAGGTAGAATGGTGGATTGTCCAATGTAATTTTAAATCCAATTTTGATGTGGAACAGTAAAACTCATTTTGGTAAGTTTTCTCCCTTTTGGGCTCTTGCCCTTGTTTTTTTAGTGACACGGTATCATAACTCCTCtgttatcttaaaaaaaatattataattgcATTGCTAGGCTTGGTTTTGTGGCATATATGTACACCACACTTGAAAAGTGCACCGGGGTTCAAATC from Arachis stenosperma cultivar V10309 chromosome 9, arast.V10309.gnm1.PFL2, whole genome shotgun sequence encodes the following:
- the LOC130950672 gene encoding uncharacterized protein LOC130950672 translates to MEGNLSQGGLMQGGASFGGFDLPGSIRVHHQGQHPHTMHQQHQNLPRQGSSVHEGFPLTMGNLQGCDQTISLTDFAKGERSKNSASEEDEPSFNEEGGDGHHEAGRGKKGSPWQRVKWTDKMVRLLITAVSYIGEDGSSDGGGGGRRRFAVLQKKGKWKSVSKVMAERGYHVSPQQCEDKFNDLNKRYKKLNDMLGRGTSCQVVENPTLLDVIDYLSEKEKDDVRKILSSKHLFYEEMCSYHNGNRLHLPHDPALQRSLQLALRNRDDHDNDDLRKSHHDDHDEDDQDAEFDDHDDFEENYTSHGDSRGAYGSMKKLKQGHCQEDSTSFGNSLNCQHYSKSSYPHGQMVQSDVNQGLPESVRTAWFQKQWFESRSLQLEEQKLQIQVEMLELEKQRLKWQRFSKKKDRELEKLSLENERMKLENERIALELKRKEIGTGFN